A genomic window from Clostridium aceticum includes:
- the brxC gene encoding BREX system P-loop protein BrxC produces the protein MIYIEEKGEKIMQLREIFYKDIQRDIKGVIKIGQEDDSVVYQELQEYVVTRELVKHFSEFLEAYKEGVNNYTDKMGVWISGFFGSGKSHFLKILSYLIENKEIKGKKVTGYFDDKIEDAVILADLKIAGDTSADVILFNIDSKSDFNSKSSKDAIVKVFMKVFDEMQGFCGALPWVAELERQMTKDGTYEAFQSKFQEASGSKWKESRENFYFEKDNIIKALVQATKITEDAARDWYNKAENAYFLSVEKFASRVKEYIESKGNNHHVVFLADEIGQYIGDDVGLMLNLQTVVEDLGSYCGGRAWVIVTSQQDIDSITKAKGSDFSKIQGRFSTRLNLSSANVDEVIRKRILRKQDAVKDTLRLLYQDKKAILKNLITFSADTSEMKAYKSEEDFLEVYPFVPYQFNLLQSVFTGIRLHGVSGKYLSEGERSLLSAFQESAIMYANQEIGTLIPFSAFYKTVEAFLDVNVRTAIIEAEDHENLTKEDVEVLKILFLIKHVKEMPSNIENIAILMIKHIDDDKIELKKQVEGSLRRLMKEALIHKNGNEYIFLTQEEQNVKKEIQNIPIDMSEILLKIGEEIFEGIYNEKKYKYSSTYSFDFNKIIDDKFLSSQKSEIGLKVITPYFDATTSQELKMMAARENNLILKLPMDTTFLEEMEEVLKIQTYLLRKGGSASTSEMEEIKIAKSREVAERKERIRTLLIEALRTADIYANAQKLAVKVKNPVERINEGFKLLIESMYSKLNYITTFAETSKDLDDILLDSDMQERLVGDVSNKLAVDEMNRYIERNTERNITMTMKSTITLYTKAPYGWRDLDIIAVLLTLFKAGEVKLQLENEYLSTSHKNLMSYLMKRDDQERLLIEKRIKTPVKYMNNVKSLAKEIFGFAAMPSDEEGLMDQFKKLCQQELSSKAISANDYGIYFLLEEYTKNNVYPGKEVLERGKNLFEKIIRTKNTGEFYEKAYQLQDQLLDYEEDVFNIKKFFKNQKEQFDKALQNLEIYERNKTYVVDVDIIKVVGEIQKIVKSKEPYSEIHKLAKFIEIFTDKFQQLLEEERKPIRSIIKNDAKRVLDDSTLQNFPEKLKSKLKTEFDNLLERLGKADNFYEVIAMKEESNRLKTRCFEEIEKALDLFSGKPLKEYEDKTVKNISMANIFHGTKIIETEEDIEEILKEIRERLQEELKIDKKLKLI, from the coding sequence ATGATTTATATAGAGGAAAAGGGAGAGAAAATAATGCAGCTTAGAGAAATCTTTTATAAAGATATACAAAGAGATATTAAAGGCGTCATTAAGATCGGTCAAGAGGATGATAGTGTTGTTTATCAAGAACTTCAAGAATACGTAGTAACAAGGGAGTTGGTTAAACATTTTAGCGAGTTTCTTGAAGCCTATAAAGAAGGCGTCAACAACTATACTGATAAAATGGGTGTATGGATTTCTGGTTTTTTTGGAAGTGGCAAGTCCCATTTTTTAAAAATATTATCTTACCTTATAGAAAATAAAGAGATTAAAGGCAAGAAGGTTACTGGTTATTTTGATGATAAGATAGAAGATGCTGTGATATTAGCGGATCTAAAAATCGCAGGAGATACAAGTGCAGATGTGATTTTATTTAATATAGATTCGAAGTCAGACTTCAATTCAAAATCTAGTAAAGACGCTATTGTAAAGGTGTTTATGAAGGTATTTGATGAAATGCAGGGTTTTTGCGGGGCACTACCTTGGGTTGCAGAACTAGAAAGACAGATGACGAAGGACGGCACTTATGAAGCTTTTCAATCTAAATTCCAAGAAGCCTCTGGCAGTAAGTGGAAGGAATCAAGAGAGAACTTTTATTTTGAGAAAGACAACATCATAAAAGCCTTGGTACAAGCTACTAAAATCACCGAAGATGCAGCTAGGGATTGGTATAATAAGGCTGAGAATGCTTATTTTTTGAGCGTAGAGAAGTTTGCAAGTCGGGTAAAAGAATACATAGAATCTAAAGGCAACAATCACCATGTAGTATTTTTAGCAGATGAAATTGGTCAGTATATTGGTGATGATGTAGGGTTGATGTTAAATCTACAAACTGTTGTGGAGGACTTAGGTAGCTATTGTGGGGGTAGGGCTTGGGTAATTGTTACTTCTCAGCAGGACATAGATTCCATTACAAAAGCAAAAGGCAGTGACTTCTCTAAAATTCAAGGGAGATTTAGTACTAGGCTGAATTTATCCTCTGCTAATGTAGATGAAGTAATCAGAAAAAGAATTTTACGTAAACAAGATGCTGTAAAAGATACATTAAGATTACTTTATCAGGACAAAAAAGCAATTCTGAAAAACTTGATTACTTTTTCAGCAGATACATCAGAGATGAAGGCTTACAAATCAGAGGAAGATTTTTTAGAGGTATATCCATTTGTACCCTATCAGTTTAATTTACTGCAGTCTGTATTTACAGGGATTCGACTTCATGGAGTCAGTGGAAAGTATTTATCGGAAGGAGAAAGATCTTTACTAAGTGCATTTCAAGAGTCCGCTATTATGTATGCCAATCAAGAGATAGGTACCCTAATACCTTTTTCAGCCTTCTATAAGACAGTGGAAGCATTTTTGGATGTAAACGTTAGAACCGCAATCATAGAAGCAGAGGATCATGAAAACTTAACAAAAGAGGACGTAGAAGTACTAAAAATATTATTTTTGATCAAACATGTAAAGGAAATGCCTTCAAACATTGAAAATATAGCAATCCTAATGATAAAGCATATAGATGATGATAAAATAGAACTCAAAAAACAAGTGGAAGGATCTTTAAGAAGGCTTATGAAAGAAGCTCTTATCCATAAAAATGGCAATGAATATATATTTTTGACTCAAGAAGAACAAAATGTAAAGAAAGAGATTCAAAATATTCCTATTGATATGAGTGAAATTCTATTAAAGATAGGGGAAGAAATATTTGAGGGAATTTACAACGAAAAGAAATATAAATATAGTTCTACATATTCCTTTGACTTCAATAAAATCATAGATGATAAATTTCTCTCCTCACAAAAAAGTGAAATCGGACTTAAGGTTATAACTCCTTATTTTGATGCTACAACAAGTCAAGAACTAAAAATGATGGCAGCGAGGGAAAATAATTTGATTCTCAAACTTCCTATGGATACAACTTTCTTAGAAGAAATGGAGGAGGTGTTGAAGATACAAACCTACCTTCTGCGAAAGGGTGGATCAGCTTCTACTTCTGAGATGGAAGAGATAAAGATTGCAAAGTCCAGAGAAGTAGCAGAGAGAAAAGAGCGGATAAGGACTCTGTTAATTGAAGCTTTAAGGACAGCAGATATCTATGCTAATGCACAGAAACTAGCTGTTAAAGTTAAGAATCCTGTAGAAAGAATCAACGAAGGTTTTAAACTATTAATAGAGAGCATGTATAGCAAGTTAAATTACATCACTACCTTTGCAGAAACCAGCAAAGACCTTGATGATATACTCTTGGATAGCGATATGCAAGAGAGGCTTGTAGGGGATGTATCCAACAAGTTAGCGGTGGATGAAATGAATAGATATATTGAAAGAAATACAGAACGAAACATCACCATGACAATGAAATCTACTATTACATTATATACAAAGGCACCTTATGGATGGAGGGACTTGGATATTATAGCGGTTCTACTGACACTATTTAAAGCTGGAGAAGTGAAATTGCAGCTTGAAAATGAATATTTGAGTACCTCCCATAAAAATCTCATGAGCTATTTAATGAAAAGAGATGATCAGGAGAGGCTGCTAATAGAAAAAAGGATTAAGACACCTGTTAAGTATATGAATAATGTTAAAAGCTTAGCCAAAGAAATATTTGGCTTTGCTGCAATGCCAAGTGATGAAGAGGGGCTAATGGATCAATTCAAAAAACTATGTCAGCAAGAGTTAAGCAGCAAAGCTATAAGTGCAAATGATTACGGAATCTACTTCTTATTAGAGGAATACACAAAAAACAACGTCTATCCTGGCAAAGAGGTTTTGGAAAGAGGAAAAAATCTGTTTGAAAAAATCATAAGAACCAAAAACACTGGAGAATTTTACGAAAAAGCATACCAACTACAGGACCAGCTCTTAGATTATGAAGAAGATGTTTTCAATATAAAAAAATTCTTTAAAAACCAGAAAGAACAGTTCGATAAGGCCCTACAGAATTTGGAAATTTATGAGAGAAATAAAACCTATGTGGTAGATGTAGATATAATTAAAGTTGTGGGAGAAATTCAAAAGATAGTAAAATCGAAAGAGCCCTACTCTGAAATTCATAAGTTGGCAAAATTTATTGAAATATTTACTGATAAGTTTCAGCAGCTTCTTGAAGAGGAACGTAAGCCCATTAGAAGCATTATCAAAAATGATGCTAAAAGAGTATTAGATGATTCAACATTGCAAAACTTTCCAGAAAAGCTGAAAAGTAAATTGAAAACAGAGTTTGATAATCTTCTAGAGCGATTAGGTAAGGCAGACAATTTTTATGAGGTAATTGCCATGAAGGAAGAATCTAATCGACTAAAAACCCGTTGTTTTGAAGAAATAGAAAAAGCTCTAGATCTCTTCAGTGGGAAGCCTCTAAAGGAATATGAGGACAAAACAGTGAAGAATATTAGCATGGCCAATATTTTTCATGGAACAAAAATCATTGAAACAGAAGAAGATATCGAGGAGATATTGAAGGAAATCCGAGAAAGATTACAGGAAGAACTAAAAATAGACAAGAAGTTAAAACTAATATAA
- a CDS encoding Ig-like domain-containing protein: MTFASAFGNLKIESVEQVEDTNPNLYVQRAEQALIRESIEEALREVDKAIQFSNDNGNYIFEKVKILFTSGRYQECKKLIEQKQQVMKTDLLDYKYQQCLDYQVKLKAKVEGKLPTTNPVIHVTGISLNRVNLVLKIGESDKLTANILPVNATNKHFEWRSKNTTIVSVDKQGNVKARGIGKTMIMAVTQDGNYSTYCNIEVKPIPVERITFDKSEIVLKKGQEENLAVTVFPWNATNKAYHFTSSKPSVIQIDENGLIKGLKGGKTTITVATEDGNFMSECTVIVKSSFMVWMILVSFCAVIAFKTPLIPIVQEFFQNNEMLEKQYLAVTVKNANIRMGPSIDYEVLEVVSYNTYLEFLEEYWEIDEEENWYRISFGEGQEGWIHSSIVVWRSQGDFQQHMNSLGQYITVDAEYANIRTGPGRHYEVLQVVPYSTFLEFLGEDIEESTGETWYSVRTQEGEEGWIHNNIVSW; this comes from the coding sequence ATGACTTTTGCAAGTGCATTTGGGAATTTAAAAATAGAAAGTGTTGAACAGGTTGAGGATACGAATCCTAATCTGTATGTACAAAGGGCTGAACAGGCACTAATAAGAGAGAGTATTGAGGAAGCCTTGAGGGAAGTGGATAAGGCTATTCAATTTAGCAACGATAATGGAAACTATATTTTTGAAAAGGTAAAAATTCTGTTTACTAGCGGTAGATACCAGGAGTGCAAAAAACTTATAGAACAAAAACAGCAGGTGATGAAGACGGATCTATTAGATTATAAGTATCAGCAATGTCTTGATTACCAAGTAAAGCTAAAGGCTAAAGTAGAGGGTAAACTTCCCACAACAAACCCCGTAATCCATGTTACAGGCATAAGTCTTAATCGCGTCAACCTTGTATTGAAGATAGGAGAAAGCGATAAGCTTACCGCTAATATTCTTCCTGTTAATGCTACCAATAAGCATTTTGAGTGGAGATCTAAAAATACTACTATTGTTAGTGTAGATAAGCAGGGAAATGTAAAAGCCCGAGGGATAGGTAAAACCATGATAATGGCAGTTACCCAAGATGGAAATTATAGTACCTACTGCAATATCGAAGTGAAACCTATCCCAGTAGAGAGAATCACCTTCGATAAAAGTGAAATTGTGCTAAAAAAAGGCCAAGAAGAAAACCTAGCTGTCACAGTTTTTCCCTGGAACGCCACCAATAAAGCATATCACTTCACCAGCAGTAAGCCATCGGTAATACAAATCGATGAAAATGGATTAATCAAAGGATTGAAGGGTGGGAAAACCACTATAACAGTAGCTACTGAAGATGGAAATTTTATGAGTGAATGTACGGTTATTGTAAAATCAAGTTTTATGGTCTGGATGATACTCGTAAGCTTTTGTGCCGTCATAGCTTTTAAAACCCCTTTGATTCCAATAGTGCAGGAGTTTTTTCAAAATAACGAAATGCTAGAAAAACAGTACTTGGCTGTCACTGTGAAGAATGCAAACATAAGGATGGGTCCTAGTATTGATTATGAGGTGTTAGAGGTGGTTTCCTATAATACATACTTAGAATTTTTAGAAGAATACTGGGAAATAGATGAGGAAGAAAACTGGTATAGGATAAGTTTTGGAGAAGGTCAAGAAGGTTGGATTCATAGCAGTATTGTAGTCTGGAGGAGTCAAGGAGACTTTCAACAACACATGAACAGCCTAGGACAGTATATTACTGTAGATGCAGAATATGCTAATATTAGAACAGGTCCTGGGAGGCATTATGAAGTACTACAGGTAGTGCCCTACAGCACTTTTCTAGAGTTTTTAGGGGAAGATATAGAAGAATCTACAGGAGAGACATGGTATAGCGTTAGAACACAAGAAGGGGAAGAAGGTTGGATTCATAACAACATTGTGTCATGGTAA
- a CDS encoding M48 family metallopeptidase: MIEKDLFIHPLEEILLQEMIHTVVFDEDVMYHYKNYTEKMRKPDLLGKTVKVTKHQFPELYHIAERISDLLGMAAPCMYVYEDFYYGVESKGVNEPWIEISAKTVTDFTKAEMTFLLGRELCDIYLKHNYYNTMINELLEVLENSSLLPMSQQLATHWKMIMYKWSRVAYYTSDCFGYLICNSMEASINAIKKSILNNCFLAENMNLQEYIKQGEEIHLLDDDVLNFTKLDEIVPYGPFRIKNLLSYAASSRGVRALIEMHYEEGK, translated from the coding sequence ATGATAGAAAAAGACTTATTTATCCATCCACTAGAGGAAATTTTATTACAGGAAATGATACATACAGTAGTATTTGATGAAGATGTGATGTACCATTACAAAAACTATACAGAGAAAATGAGAAAACCTGATTTATTGGGGAAGACGGTGAAGGTCACAAAACATCAGTTTCCAGAATTATACCATATTGCTGAGAGGATTTCTGATTTACTGGGAATGGCAGCACCTTGTATGTATGTTTATGAGGATTTTTATTATGGGGTAGAGAGTAAAGGAGTAAATGAACCTTGGATCGAAATTTCTGCTAAAACTGTTACAGACTTTACTAAGGCAGAGATGACCTTTCTACTTGGTAGGGAACTCTGTGATATCTATCTAAAGCATAATTACTATAATACTATGATTAATGAGCTATTGGAGGTTTTAGAAAATAGTAGTTTACTGCCTATGTCACAACAGTTGGCCACCCATTGGAAAATGATTATGTATAAGTGGAGTAGGGTAGCCTACTATACTTCAGATTGTTTTGGATATTTGATTTGCAACAGTATGGAGGCTTCCATCAATGCTATCAAAAAGTCTATTTTAAACAACTGTTTTTTAGCTGAAAATATGAACCTACAGGAATATATAAAACAGGGGGAAGAAATTCATCTATTAGATGATGATGTCCTAAACTTCACGAAGTTAGATGAAATCGTGCCCTATGGCCCCTTTAGGATAAAAAATCTATTATCCTATGCAGCCTCGTCACGAGGCGTAAGGGCTCTGATAGAAATGCATTATGAGGAGGGAAAGTAA
- a CDS encoding tetratricopeptide repeat protein — MEHNDRGVIKGIIKGYNDAKLKFVKKFSVDNFDLWDETSFLDDGKIHTRINKLKKEYDFACKEVDILLESHDTQDQYIKEKLGQLMARQQEINLELVFLASNNMKNIDMCLNLLKDKKQDFIVCLYGLKEYEKGNKVDAFNYFYSYFKDKNCLLEHYLINKVYGYLLYEFQQFDKAVVFLQKACEKKPEDIEVHRKLKEVYKINKQQVEEKIQEKIITLLEG, encoded by the coding sequence GTGGAGCATAATGATCGAGGAGTAATTAAGGGAATAATTAAAGGCTATAACGACGCTAAGCTGAAGTTTGTGAAAAAGTTCTCAGTGGATAACTTTGATCTTTGGGATGAAACATCTTTTCTTGACGATGGAAAGATTCATACAAGGATCAATAAACTGAAAAAGGAATATGACTTTGCTTGTAAGGAAGTAGATATCTTGCTTGAAAGCCATGATACACAGGATCAATATATAAAAGAAAAGCTAGGGCAACTGATGGCAAGACAGCAGGAAATTAATCTTGAATTAGTTTTTCTAGCTTCTAATAATATGAAGAACATTGATATGTGCTTAAATTTGCTGAAGGACAAAAAACAAGATTTTATAGTTTGTTTATATGGATTAAAGGAGTATGAAAAGGGCAACAAGGTAGACGCTTTTAACTATTTCTACAGTTATTTTAAAGATAAGAACTGTTTATTAGAACATTATCTTATCAATAAGGTATATGGCTATCTTTTGTATGAATTTCAGCAATTTGATAAAGCGGTAGTATTTCTTCAAAAAGCTTGTGAAAAGAAGCCTGAAGATATTGAAGTGCACAGGAAATTAAAGGAAGTATATAAAATAAACAAGCAGCAGGTAGAAGAAAAAATTCAAGAAAAAATAATAACGCTTTTGGAGGGATAA
- a CDS encoding ATP-binding protein, with product MPSRNEGMIEAYSKCKRTIKEKGAVNMIPFKDKKEIVTEEILKKTIVKGFKINEKDSCKVVIKDALFANVEGKEVLLDEPIVNNMLKEIYKALRNNVTKYNQFPKTLVISREDEEVLPQEKNKENSKEESILSFTPRWGMEDVYVNEEEKLQIQSALAMVFHREKLFDKWGLKKIMPNGRASVFNFYGPPGTGKSMMAEAIAHKLGKKLFLVNYAELESKYVGETPKNIRNLFKKAIEEDGVLVFDEADSFLGKRLTSVSQSADYGVNITRSVMLLEIERFDGVIIFTTNLLSNYDEAFKRRILASVEFRLPNEEGRKKIWETHLPQELPLSAEVTKALLAKKYEDISGADIKDMILYAAVISLENRRETVEIADFDQAYQYIKKRYTGMENFKINHEVITQEEYEKEIAKLQ from the coding sequence ATGCCAAGCAGAAATGAAGGAATGATAGAGGCTTATTCAAAATGCAAGAGGACTATTAAAGAGAAAGGAGCCGTAAATATGATTCCCTTTAAAGACAAGAAAGAAATTGTTACAGAGGAAATCCTTAAAAAGACCATTGTGAAGGGTTTCAAAATTAATGAAAAGGATAGCTGCAAAGTTGTAATTAAGGATGCTTTGTTTGCTAATGTAGAAGGCAAGGAAGTATTGTTAGACGAGCCTATCGTTAATAACATGTTAAAAGAGATTTATAAGGCACTAAGAAATAATGTTACTAAATACAATCAGTTTCCAAAAACTCTAGTTATTTCTAGAGAAGATGAAGAGGTTTTGCCACAGGAAAAAAACAAGGAAAATTCCAAGGAAGAAAGTATTCTCTCCTTCACCCCACGATGGGGTATGGAGGATGTATACGTTAATGAAGAGGAAAAACTACAAATTCAATCAGCTCTAGCTATGGTATTTCATAGAGAGAAGCTTTTTGATAAGTGGGGTCTAAAAAAAATAATGCCAAACGGTAGAGCTTCTGTATTTAATTTTTATGGTCCCCCAGGTACTGGAAAAAGTATGATGGCAGAAGCTATTGCACATAAATTAGGAAAAAAGTTGTTTTTAGTGAACTATGCTGAGCTAGAGTCAAAGTATGTAGGAGAAACGCCTAAAAATATTAGAAATCTATTTAAAAAGGCGATTGAAGAGGATGGTGTCTTGGTTTTTGATGAAGCGGATTCTTTTTTGGGGAAAAGACTCACTAGTGTCAGTCAATCAGCGGATTATGGTGTAAATATTACTAGAAGTGTAATGTTACTAGAAATTGAAAGGTTTGATGGGGTGATCATCTTCACCACAAATCTATTAAGCAATTATGATGAAGCCTTTAAAAGAAGAATTTTAGCCAGTGTTGAATTTCGACTGCCTAACGAAGAAGGAAGAAAAAAGATATGGGAAACCCATCTACCCCAGGAACTTCCTTTGTCAGCAGAAGTTACTAAAGCTCTATTAGCAAAGAAGTATGAAGATATCTCAGGAGCAGATATCAAGGATATGATTCTGTATGCAGCTGTTATTTCTTTAGAAAATCGACGAGAAACTGTAGAAATAGCAGACTTTGACCAAGCCTATCAATACATAAAAAAGAGATATACAGGTATGGAAAACTTTAAGATAAACCATGAGGTTATTACTCAGGAAGAGTACGAAAAGGAGATAGCAAAGCTACAATAA
- a CDS encoding corrinoid protein, which translates to MRSKEEFFKELSKCVVGMEDEKVISIAEEYIKSGYPAMDGILYGLVDGMNKAANLYEEEEYFIPELMICSDAMYNGLDVLRPHLEEASSQQKCRIVIGVVEGDTHDIGKNLVKIMLEAAGYELIDLGRDVPATRFIETVKEKKASVVALSTLMSTSTGNIKRVVELLEEEGLRSDVKVVVGGGPISPAFAKKIGADGYGKNAVEAVKVVNSLMTI; encoded by the coding sequence ATGAGGAGTAAGGAAGAGTTTTTTAAAGAACTGTCAAAATGTGTAGTGGGAATGGAAGATGAAAAAGTCATTTCAATCGCTGAAGAATACATAAAATCTGGTTATCCCGCTATGGATGGAATTTTGTATGGGTTAGTAGATGGGATGAATAAGGCAGCAAATTTATATGAAGAGGAAGAATACTTTATTCCTGAGCTAATGATTTGTTCAGATGCTATGTATAACGGTCTTGATGTTTTACGCCCCCATTTAGAAGAAGCTAGTTCTCAGCAAAAATGCAGGATAGTAATTGGCGTGGTGGAGGGAGATACCCATGACATTGGCAAAAACCTGGTAAAGATCATGCTAGAAGCAGCTGGATATGAACTAATAGACTTAGGACGTGATGTTCCTGCTACTCGTTTTATTGAAACAGTAAAGGAGAAGAAAGCAAGTGTGGTTGCACTTTCTACTTTGATGTCTACTTCTACAGGAAATATAAAAAGGGTTGTAGAGCTTTTGGAGGAAGAGGGTTTGCGCAGTGATGTTAAAGTGGTTGTAGGTGGAGGGCCTATTTCCCCTGCATTTGCAAAAAAGATAGGAGCAGATGGTTATGGAAAAAACGCGGTGGAGGCAGTGAAAGTGGTAAATAGCTTGATGACTATATGA
- a CDS encoding uroporphyrinogen decarboxylase family protein produces MLNTTDTMTPAQRAEAIANGREVDRLPCNPNIANGAARVYGCRISEFNYNPKAIAEAQMAVYRKFGCDSMRIFTDLFTWAEAMGATVTFPDDATADLAKPAISRIEDIDTLCPADPYKDGRLPIHVDAMKYLRDLAKDEIKCSAGIVGPFTNAFFLFGVDKTLKLIHKNPEALHKLCRISLETCKAYAKAALEIGLNPTISEPMSSCTVVSPKVFREFSLPYLKELIDFIDSYNATKVVMHICGQTDKIWRDLADMGIGGMSIDNVASLKDCKRVIGNDVKLLGNVDPSGIMHSGTPLEVRIKTLECILDAYDSPKGYVVMSGCSLPVDTPFDNIQMMMDTVKEVGYPVDVERVIKMLEDCRK; encoded by the coding sequence ATGCTGAATACAACAGATACCATGACCCCAGCCCAAAGAGCAGAAGCAATTGCCAATGGAAGGGAAGTCGATAGGCTGCCTTGTAATCCTAATATTGCAAATGGAGCTGCCAGAGTCTATGGTTGTAGAATTTCTGAGTTCAATTACAATCCTAAAGCGATTGCTGAGGCACAAATGGCAGTTTATCGTAAGTTTGGCTGCGATAGTATGCGTATCTTTACGGATTTGTTCACATGGGCAGAGGCCATGGGAGCAACTGTCACTTTTCCTGATGATGCTACAGCTGACTTAGCAAAACCTGCAATTTCTCGTATAGAGGATATTGATACACTGTGTCCTGCTGATCCCTACAAGGATGGGAGATTACCGATACATGTAGATGCAATGAAATATCTTCGGGATTTAGCAAAGGATGAGATAAAATGTTCTGCTGGTATTGTTGGACCTTTTACTAATGCATTTTTTCTGTTTGGTGTTGATAAAACGTTGAAATTGATTCACAAGAATCCAGAAGCACTTCATAAGCTTTGTCGTATTTCTCTAGAAACTTGTAAAGCATATGCCAAAGCGGCGTTGGAGATAGGGCTAAACCCTACTATATCTGAACCAATGTCCTCCTGTACAGTTGTCAGCCCAAAGGTTTTTCGAGAATTCTCACTGCCTTATCTTAAGGAACTGATTGACTTTATTGATAGTTATAATGCTACAAAAGTGGTGATGCATATCTGTGGACAAACGGATAAGATCTGGAGGGATCTTGCAGACATGGGGATTGGGGGTATGAGTATTGATAATGTTGCCAGTTTGAAAGACTGTAAGAGGGTCATCGGTAATGATGTTAAGCTATTAGGAAATGTAGATCCTAGTGGAATCATGCACTCAGGAACGCCCCTAGAGGTTCGTATAAAAACACTGGAGTGTATTTTAGATGCTTATGATTCTCCTAAAGGTTATGTGGTGATGTCTGGATGCAGCCTTCCTGTGGATACCCCTTTTGACAACATACAGATGATGATGGATACCGTCAAAGAGGTGGGATACCCTGTAGATGTTGAAAGGGTAATAAAGATGCTAGAAGATTGTAGAAAATAA
- a CDS encoding ABC transporter permease codes for MKKHTTNKLGPTYLLQETLKPQYNVLHFLKNIDIKEYVTNRLGMVVIFIGIITSYYLATSTFGILDSFLFPELNKIVPAFFSYFGQLMQGLKSSLKLLIPAYVMALSLGISLGVVIGLKRVLRENITPYINAFSAVPATLLTPFAIYIFPSFRSASIFIIFIGAFWPILGTTVNGVMTIDKKHLESAATLEITGAEKLFRIILPAASPTILSGCAVALKFSFVLLTVAEMFGATSGMGYFVQYYADFARFDLVIVGFIFMGVVLVSIMYLFDLIKSRILRWTINN; via the coding sequence ATGAAAAAACATACAACAAATAAATTAGGTCCAACCTACCTTTTACAAGAAACCTTAAAGCCTCAATATAATGTCTTACATTTCTTAAAAAATATTGATATAAAAGAATATGTAACCAATAGGTTAGGGATGGTTGTAATTTTTATTGGAATAATAACTTCATACTATCTTGCAACCAGTACTTTTGGCATACTGGATTCCTTTCTATTTCCAGAACTCAACAAAATCGTACCAGCCTTTTTTTCTTATTTTGGTCAGTTAATGCAAGGACTAAAAAGCTCTTTAAAATTGCTTATTCCAGCATACGTTATGGCATTAAGTCTAGGGATAAGTCTCGGTGTAGTTATCGGCTTAAAAAGAGTGTTGAGAGAAAATATTACCCCCTATATCAACGCTTTCAGTGCTGTTCCTGCCACTCTTTTGACACCCTTTGCTATTTATATTTTTCCATCTTTTCGAAGTGCTTCTATATTCATTATATTCATTGGGGCATTTTGGCCGATATTAGGTACAACTGTTAATGGTGTAATGACCATTGATAAGAAACATTTAGAAAGTGCAGCTACATTAGAGATAACAGGAGCCGAAAAATTGTTTAGGATAATACTGCCAGCAGCTTCTCCCACCATACTCTCAGGATGTGCTGTTGCACTTAAATTTTCCTTTGTATTGCTTACAGTTGCAGAAATGTTTGGAGCCACTTCCGGGATGGGTTACTTTGTCCAGTATTACGCTGACTTTGCACGATTTGACCTTGTAATTGTTGGATTTATCTTTATGGGGGTTGTATTGGTCAGTATTATGTACTTATTTGATTTGATAAAATCTAGAATTTTACGTTGGACTATTAATAATTAA